The window ATATTTTCCTTCAGTAACTAAAGTCTTAGTTACATAGGCACTGTAAAATTTCGATCCTGTTGGAGTTGGGTGCGTATGATCATCATAGAACCAGTCTTGATGACTACCAGCAAATTCATGCCATTTGATAATGGTTAAATTTGGATATTTCTTAGTTGCCGCATCTAGTTCGCCATTAACTTGATCTTGCCAATCACGAGTTGGAACATGCGTATTAATCCAAAAAACATGCCTCTTTGGTCCGATAATTTGCATTAAATGATCAAGATCTTTAGGCGAGAAAGGTCCGTTCGTTCCAAGTCCAATCAAAACATTGTCATTCAAGGCACCCTTTTCTTTATATTGCTCAAAAAGTGGAATAGTATCACTTAATTGACGAGAAACAGCGGCATCGACAATTAAGTGCGGCATTAACTTTTGTAAGTTTTGACTAGAACCAGCCATCACAGAATCTCCAATTGCCGTTACCTGAATCTTTTGAGCCAGCTGCAAGTCAACTTGTGAAATTCCATATTTTTCAAAATCCTTATTCACTGGCTTAGTAGCTGCAGCTTTTTTAGCTTGCTTCAAAAGTTCAGCCTTTGAAGTTGGAGAAGACTTCTTTTTAGACTGTGCTTCCTTAATTAATTTTTTATTACTTTTTAGCTGCTTACTACGGTTTGACTTGATTTGCGTTGCTAATTCAGAATGATTTGGATTTTCTGCCTTCACAGTTGGTGCCTTAATAATTCCAAAACTACCTAAAATAAAGACAATTACTCCTGTTGCAAACAAGGCTTTTGCTTGATAGTGCTTGGCTTCTAAGTTTAATGCTTTAGTTAAAAACTGCCTTACCTTTTCCCAGTTAATTCGACCAAAAGGCTTTTCAATGAAGCGATAACTTAATTCAGCAATTACTAAAATTAAAATAATCTCAATTGAATGATACAAAACAACATGGTCGGCAATATCTTTCACCTTATCTTCAAAGAAAATCATAACTGGAAACTGGTACAAGTAAATACCATAAGAACGTGATCCAATCCAGTTAAAGACTGGGTTAGTTAGCCACTTATTCCAACTGCTACCAGGATGAGCAATTACTCCGACAAAAATCATTGTTACTAGCGAGAATAAAAACATCCCTCCACGATAGGCAAAAGCTTTTTGCGGATTAAAAATCGGACTAGTAGCCATTAGTAAAATACCAACTAAAGCTGCACCGCCAATAATGTTTAAAAATCTTCTATCACTTTTTTCAAGATTAGCATTTAATTTCCAAGTTGGCCAAAAGACTGCTAGCATTGCGCCTAGCCCTAAAGAAAAGAATCTGGTGTCAGTTCCATAATAGATTCTACTTGTATCAACACCAGGTTTAAATAAAAATGCCATCTCTAAAGCAGAAAATAGTGTTAAGGCTGTAATTGTCCAAAAGATTGTTTTTTTCTTTTTGGCAAACCTGACTAATAAGAAAATCACCAATGGCCAAACTATGTAGAACTGCCCCTCAATTGACATTGTCCATAGATGAACAAATGGTGATTCATTAGAAGCAAAACGTTCGAAGTAGCTTTGTCCATTTTTTATCTGCCAAAAATTATAGACATTCAGTAAATTAGTAACTACTATTTGATTCAATTTAGCTAGAAGATTTTGCTGAAAAAGTAAGATATAGGCACTACATCCCCACAATAATGCAATCATCTGAGGATACAGTTTCTTAATTCGTCTTACATAAAAAGACTTAAAATCATACTCTCCCCGCTCTTCATAGGCATGAAACATATGGTCTGTCACTAGGTATCCAGACAGTACTAAAAATATCGGTACACCTAAATATCCACCCATAAATTGATTTGGATTAAGGTGATAAAGAATTACTCCAATAACTGCTAAGGCACGAAGTCCGGCATAACCCGTAATAAAGCGGTTCTTTCTTTTCAAAAGTCTTACTCCCAACTTTTTTAAATTTTACTAATCTACAAATTCAAAAGTAAAGTCAGCTATTGAAACATCGTCGCCAGTTACTGCTCCATTTTCTCTTAAAGCTTCATCAACACCCAAACGCTTTAATTTACGAGCCAGAAGCATAATTCCATCAGTATGATCAAGGTTAGTTCTTTGAACGAGACGCTCTAGCTTATTGCCAGTAACAATAAAGCTATGTTCACCGGTTCTCTCAACTTTAAATCCTTCATCTTCTGGCTTCTTATAAACGTATTCTTTTTCGGCAACTTTAATTTCTGCTGGTTTTTCAGCTTCCTCTTTAGCAACTTCTGCAACAAGATCAGCTGTCTTACCCATTAACTCACTAACACCCTTATGAGTAACGCTTGAAATAGGATATACAGTCTTATCTCCTAATTTCTTCTTAAATTCAGCAAGTTTTTCTTCGCTTCCAGGAATATCCATTTGCGTTGCTACAATAAGTTCTTTCTTAGTTGTTAAATCTTTAGTGTAACCTGCTAATTCCTTGCGAATAGTCTCATAGTCTTCATAGGCATCTCGGCCATTATTCGGATCCATTGAAACTAAGTGCAAAATAACTTTAGTACGTTCAACATGGCGTAAGAATTGAATTCCAAGTCCAACACCCTTAGATGCACCTTCAATTAATCCTGGTAAGTCTGCCATTGAAAAGTCACGACCATCAGGAAGAACTACCATTCCTAAGTTAGGAGTTAAGGTAGTAAATTCATAAGCAGCAATCTTTGGCTTAGCCTTAGTTACAACAGATAATAAGGTTGATTTACCCACTGAAGGAAATCCAACTAATCCTACATCTGCCAAAACCTTTAATTCTAGGCGTAAAGTACGAAATTCTCCCGGCTCACCGTTTTCAGCAATTTCAGGAGCAGTTCTAGTTGGAGTAGCAAAGTGAATATTACCTCTTCCGCCTTTTCCTCCATGGGCTACTACAAGCTCTTGCCCATTTTCAACTAAATCACCTAAAAGTTCACCAGTATTAAAATCATAGACACTTGTTCCCATTGGTACTTTTAGGCGTACATCTTTTGCACCACGTCCATATTGAGATTTGATACGGCCATTTTCGCCATTATCAGCCTTAAACTTACGTCTAAAGCGAAAATCCATTAAAGTTCTTAAGCCGGAGTCAGCAACTAAGATAATACTACCGCCTCGGCCACCATCTCCACCTGCTGGACCGCCAAGTGGAACATATTTTTCATGTCGAAAAGCAACGGCACCGTCGCCGCCCTTTCCTGCTTGTACATCAATTTTTGTTTGGTCGACAAACATTATGTGTGCCTCCTTTATATATCAATTTATAATTAAAATTTTCCTTAAAGTTTCTTAACTATAATACCATATCAAGCCCTATTAAATCAGGTCTTTTCTAGGTTAATTTATAAACTCAATTTTACAGTTTGCGCTTGTGGAAGAGTTAAGCCTGCTTCTCTCAATTCATCAACCGATGCTTCTTTAATTTTCTTTAAAGAACCGAATTTTCTAAGAAGTTTGTTTCTCGACTTAGGACCAATCCCTTTAATTTCATCTAATTTACTTGAAAGAGCATTTTTAGCATGTGTTCTGCGGTGAAAAGTAATGGCAAAGCGGTGAACTTCATCTTGAATTCTAGTCATTAAGTAAAAGCCTTCAGACTTGGGATTCAAAGGGATCAATTTTAATTCTTCACCTTGAGTTGGATCTCCAAAAATCAAGTGATTAGTTCTGTGATGATCATCCTTAACCATCCCGGCAACTGGAATATTAACATTCAGTTCATTTCTTAAAACATCTAAACATGCATCAACTTGAATCTGTCCTCCATCCATTAAAATTAAGTCCGGCATCTTTTTATGTTCTTTTAACAAACGGCTATAGCGTCTCCGAACCACTTCACGTGTATTTCCAACTTCGTCAGCCGCATTTTGATGCTCAACTTCACCTTTTAACTTATATTTACGATACTCATGCTTGTCTGGCTCGCCATCTGTAAAAACTACTAAAGCTGAGACTGGGTCTGCTCCTTGAATATGCGAATGGTCAAAACTTTCAATTCGATGTCCGTAAGGTAATCCCAGGGCATCAAAAATTTCCTTTTGTGCACCCTTGGTCTTACGGTTTCCTAATTCTAACAAGCGGAACTTTTCATCTAATTTTAGCTTAGCATTATCATGTGCCATTTCTAACAATGCACGCTTTTGGCCTCTTTGAGGAGTTCTTACTGGAACGCCTAAAACTTCAGATAAAGCTTCATTGTCAATTCCAGCTGGAACTAAGACTTCTTTTGGCAAAACACGATTTCTTTGCCCATAAAATTGTGCAATAAAGGATACAAAGGCATCTTGAGGCTCGTTAGTATCCGTCAAAGGAAATAAACGCGTCTCTCGACGAAGCAACTTAGCTTGTCGTAAGAAGAAAATTTGAATTGAAATCCAAGATTTATCAACATAAAAATTAAAAATATCTCTTTGTGTATGATCGTTAGAAATAATCTTCTGCTTTTCAACGGTTTGCTCAATGTATTTCAGTTGATCTCTAATTTCAGCAGCACGTTCAAATTCTAAATCCATTGACGCCTGCGCCATTTTTTCAGTTAAATCCTGCTTAACCTGCGAAATATCCCCATTCAAAAACCGCTTTATTTTTCTAATTTGAGCATCATAAGCACTCTTTGGTACTTCCTTAAAACATGCACCTAGGCATTGTCCCATGTGATAATAAAGACATGGACGACCTTGATGGCCTGAGCATCTTCTCAATGGCCAAACTTTTTGAATGAACTTAAGCGTTGCTTGGGCAGCATAAACATTTGGATAAGGTCCAAAATAGTAGCCATGATCCTTATGAACAATTGATGTTAGACGTGTTTGCGGATCGCGTTCATTAGTAATTTCAATATAAGGATAACCTGTTCCTTGTTTTAATTGCACATTATAGTAAGGCTGATATTTTTTAATTAAAGTGATTTCTAATAAAAAAGATTCCTTATCTGAAGAAACAGTAATAATATCAAAATCACGTATTTCACGAACAAGTTCGGCACGTCTGCCAACTTGCTTACTCTTAAAATAGGAACGAACGCGGTTCTTTAAGTTTTTGGACTTTCCCACATAAATCACATTGCCATTAACATCTTTCATTAAGTAGCAACCTGGTTTATCTGGCAAAAGTTTTAATTTATTTTCAATATATTCCGTTGCCATTAATTATTTTTCCTTCCTATTAAAATTCCCATAGTATTTTATCACGTTCCTTCTTAAAACCAAGTAAGATGCCTTTTTTATTTACGCAACCATTCATTTTCTTATAAAATAGAATGTAGACAAAAAGAAAGGTCGCAAATAAATGAAAAATATTTATTTTAATCATGATGGAAACATCGATGATTTAGTTTCACTTCTTTTGCTATTGCAAGCGCCTGATATCAAATTAATTGGAATTAGTGCAATTGATGGTGACGGCTATATTGATCCAGCAGTAGAAGCTTGTCGTAAAATGGTAGATAAATTCAACTTACGCGGCGACAAGCTAGAAGTAGCCCGCTCTAACTCACGCGCCATTCATCAATTTCCAAAAGAATGGCGGATGGCAACTTATTCATTTAATTACTTCCCTATCTTGAATGAAAGTGGAGAAATTAAAACTCCCGAAGCTGCTTTACCTGCTCACTTAGATATGATCGATAAAATTAAAAAAGCAGATGGTCCCGTTACCCTAGTCATGACAGGTCCAATTACTGACCTAGCAAGAGCCTTAGATGAAGATGCTTCCATCCAATCAAAAATTGACAAGGTTTACTGGATGGGCGGTTCATTAGATGGACACGGTAATGTAGTTAGCGTAGACGCAGACGGAACGCAAGAATGGAATGCCTTTTGGGATCCAGAAGCTGTAGGTCGTGTCTTAGATTCAGATCTTAATATTCAAATGGTCGGTCTTGAAAGTACTGAAGAACTTCCATTAACTGATGAGCTGCGTCAACACTGGGCTAGTTTAAGAAAATATCCAGCTATTGACTTAGTCGGCTTAGGTTACAGTTTAATTATCTCAGTTCCTAATGCAGAACTATACTTATGGGACGTTCTAACAACTATGTCTGCTCTATATCCTGAACTGGTTGAAACTCGTCAAGTTAAGGCAAATGTAATTACTTCAGGTTTAGCAAGCGGTCGGATGTTCATTGACCCTAATGGAAAAGAAATTACTGAAGTTACAAAAGCAGATAAAGATTCATTCTTTAAGAAAATAGATAAAATTTTAGAAAGACAATAAACATATAAATGACAATTTGGTTAACACAATTTATCGAAAGCTTTGGCTATATTGCCATTATTCTTTTAATTGCCGTTGAAAATATTTTCCCGCCAATCCCTTCTGAGGTAATTTTGACACTTGGGGGATTCTTAGTTAGCGGAACAAAATTAACTTTAATTGGAGTTATTTTAGCTTCTACACTTGGTTCAATTATTGGAGCAATAATTTTATTTTCTATTAGTCGTAACCTAACTTTACCAAGACTAGAAAAATTGCTTGAAACTAAACTGTTCAAGCTTTTAGGTTTTAAAAAAGACGATGCGCAAAAAGCAATTGACTGGTTCGATAAACATGGAATTGGTGCAATTTTTTACGGTCGCTGCATCCCTGTTGTAAGAAGCCTAATCTCAATTCCTGCAGGAATTGCTCATGTTGGCTGGACCAAGTTTTTAGTTTTAACTACATTGGGAAGCTTAGTTTGGAATAGCGTTTTAGTTGGCTTAGGCCATTACATGGGGAAAAATTGGCAAGTTGTAGTTAGAATCTTTGATGATTATACACTTGTAATTATTGCTATCCTATTAATTTTATTTATCTACTTTGGAATTAAATGGTATAAAACTAGAATCAAGAAGTAAAATTTTGCTGTATACTGGTTGGCGAACTGGAAGTTCGCCAACCTTTTTTGTTATAATTTATTTTATTGTTAAAGTAACAATTACATTTATGTTAATGAGGTACAAAAAATGATATTTCCTTATGAAAAAAATTTTAATCAATGGTGTAAAAGTCAAAATCTTGCACCAAGAACAATCACATCAATTAATCAGTCGCTCTATTACTTTTGGAATTATTTTTTACAAAATTCAAACTCAGAACCCAAAATTACTAATGTATCCGCTCAAGATATCCGATCTTTCATTGATCACCTAGAACAAGATCAAAATAAAACAATTAGTACGATCAATAAGTATGTTACCCACCTAAAAAAGTATTTCTCTTTTCTTTACGACCATCAACTGGTTAAAAATTATCTTTTTATCGATCTTCATGGCTATACTTTTGATCGAACACCTCATATCTGTATTGACTGGATCGACCAATTAGACGAAATTATAACCTGGCCTGAAATTAGTTTGACATGTAAAAAAGTTCTAATTTTAATCGCACATGGTTTTGATCCTAAAAACTTTCTTAGCTTAACTACGAGCGATCTTGAACAAGTCAAAAATGCTAATTATCAAAAGATTTTACAAGCCAATACACTCGACAAGCCCCTAGTCTTTCAAACCAAATCTGGTAAAGAAATTGCAGCTCTTACTTCTTTAACTAGAAAAATTGCTCCAGATAAAGAAATTCTTAATTTTGATCTCACTCCTGGTAAGCTTCGACTTTCTTATATTTACTATAAAGTAAATGATCCTAGTCTCTCAGACTTAAAATTAATGGAAATCCTAAATTGCAATCGAAAAAGTTTAACCTATTATCGTAATCAATTGGATAAACTTAAATTAGCTCCCTTTACACCAAAAAGAACGGCCTAAGTTAGCCGTTCTTTTTATATTCTTAGTTTTAAATGCCTTAATACCATGCAGGCTTATCGCCATCTGTTCCTGGCTTGTCTAAGCCAACATTTGCTTTAACATCTTTTTCTGGATTTTCAATTAAATTAGCGATATAGTCAGCCACGCTTAAGCGAGATACTTCAGTTCCTTTAAATGGCGTTTCAGCCCCCACCGTCTTCTCATAGCTAACTTCATCCTTATTAGTTAACCATGCAGGTCTAATAATTGTGTAGTCTAAGTCGCTAGCTGTAATTTGATCAGCCGCTGCGCGATAAGTTGTTAAATATGAACCCAAAATATTTTTATTCCATTCTCCAAACTTTCCAGGTACTTCATCATAAATTCCTAAGGAAGAAACCCAGATCAAACGCTTAATATTATTTGCATCCATTGCCTTAACAACGGTTTTAGCCTGATCCTCAATATTTGAGCCAGCCAAATTAGCATAAACAAGATCAACGCCTGCTAAAGCAGCCTTTAATTCTTCGAAATTACTTGCGTCGCCTTTGATTACCTTTTCTCGAGCCTCATTAACTTGATTTAGCTTATTTGGATGACGTAGATATAAAATCATATCAATATCGTCTTTCTTTAATAGCATTGGTTCAACTAATTGAGCAATTTGACCAGCAGCACCTAAAATAGCAATTTTTTTCATTTTTATTTTCCTCGCCTTATTCAAAAATAATTTTAATTCTAATAAAAACTCTTCAACAAATATTAAGCTAAAGTGCAAACTTGAATAATTTCAGTCATAATTTTCTCCTTACCTAGCTATCCCTACTTACAATTTAATAGTAATACTTATTATTAATAAGTCAACTATCTATTATTGATTTTATTATTTTTTCTTGAAAATTCGTATAGATTTACATTTTTAAAGCATTACAATAGATAAAGGAGAACGTTACTAGATAGAGAGGTAAAAAAATGACTAATAAAAGTTCTGTACCTAAGAAATTATCCTTTATATCAATATATTTCTTAGGTATTAATGCGGTCATTGGATCAGGAACTTTCCTGCTACCTTCTGTAATTTATCGTTACATGAACCTAACAGCTATTCTTGTTCTTCTATGTACTGCTGTCACCGTCAGCATGATTGCCCTGTGCTATGCTGACTTATCAAGCCGTTTCACACAATCAGGAGCCGCCTGGCTTTATTCATATAATGCTTTTGGTCGCTTTTCTGGTTACGAGTTGGGGATTTTCACCTGGTTTTTGGGATGTACAACTCTTTCAGCTGAAGTAGTTGCTTTGCTGACGGTTTTAAAGAGTTTTCTACCAATTTTTAAAAATAATGCTGTTTACATTAGTAGTATCATCTTTTTAATCTTACTGTTTTCAATCATTAATTTCTTCGGTAGATCCTGGGTAAAAATTGTCAATAATATTTCAGCTGCTGCCAAGATTATTACTCTGATTGTCTTCATTATTGTAGGAGCTTTCTTTATTAAAAAAGCAAACTTCACTCCTGTAATCCCGCATGCTGCATTAACTGGTGTTACACCATTCTTTAAACATTTCGGTGATGCATTTACACCAATCTTTTATTTGTTTACTGGCTTTTCATTTATTCCAATTGCTGCTAAGCAAATGAACAACCCAGAAAAGAATATCCCACGTGTCTTAATCGCGGTTATGACTAGTGTGACAATTCTTGACTGCTTAATGTTATTAGTAGCAATTGGCTTGAGTGGTCAAAAGTTAGGAACCTATTCTAATCCTCTGGCTAGTGCCTTAAAAACTGGGGTTGGCCAATGGGGCTTTGCCTTTATGATCATTGGGATGTTAATTTCAATTTTTGGTGTTGCCTTTAGTGCTTCATTTAATACCCCATCATTAATTGCTTCACTTGCTAATGAACATGGGATGTTACCTAAATGGATTGGAAAGAAAAACAAACATGATGCGCCTTGGGTTGGAATTATCTTTACAGCTATTTTATCGGCTGCCTTAGCTACTCAAAGCTACCTATTTCTTGTTTCCTGCACGGTTCTAGCATCATTTGTTCAATATGTGCCATCAATTTTAGCGGTTATTAAGTTTAAGCATAGCAATGAATATCCTACTCATGGATTTTCTCTTCCTGGAAAATATACAATTCCAATTATTGCTTTAATTATTTCTTGCTATATGGTTACTAACTTTACCCCTAAGACTTTGCTCTTAGGAGCAGTTGTTGCGGTAATTGCAGCTGCCTGCTACTTCTTCATTGATAAAGATGAAAAATTAGAAAAAGAACATGAGGACTTTTTAGCTAAATTACGGCATACAAAATAAATGCATATACAATAAAACGAGCTTGCGAATAAATCGTAAGCTCGTTTTATTATACTTAATTTTAAAGTTTGTTCTTTAACTTTCTGCCCCAAATAGCTACTGCACCAATAGCTGCTACTACTAAACCACCAACTACAACAAGTGGATTGACAGCCTTTCCTTCAGTTTCTGGTAATTGTGTTGCAACAGAAACTGGATTTGATGTTTTCTTACTATTTTTGTCTTTATCTTTAGAAGTGTTTTCAACGCTGACATTCTTTTCAGTAACTGTAGTAGAGCCTAAATCTTTTACCACTACATCTTTATTAGCACTGTCATCGCTAGTCTTATTTGCATTCACTTTAGCAGTAGACTTTTCTACATTTTCATTTGAACTACTACTTTGCTTACTTGCATCTGATGAAGATACTGAAGCTGAAGAGTTATTGGTTTCATCAGACTTACTCGTCTTAGAATCTTGTGCTGCAGTATCTTTAACAGTTACATAAACAGCTAATCTTGATCTAGATCCATCTGGGAAAGTTACATAAACTGTACCATAACTTGTGCCCGCCTTATTAATCTCAGGAGCTTGATCCCAATTTGCAACAGTACCTGCTGGAACCGTGCTCCAATTAGAAATACCACTTGTTGCGTCTGGTAAAACACCCTTACTAGTAGTTAAAGTTTTGACTGTTAAAGGATTAGTGTAAGCTTGTAAGTTTTTATGTTGTTCAAGCTGAGTTTGATAAGTCTTAGCTTGATCACTAGCTGCATTTGCACTATCAGTAGTTGCAGCAAAAGCAGTACCATTCAAACTTAAGGAAGCAAGCATTGCTGCTGCACCTAAACCTGTAATTATGTTTCTTTTCTTAATTTGTCTCATCATAATTCACGCTCCTCAGCAAGGTAAGCTATACTTAAACTTGCTGTTCTATTTACTTTTATTATACAGTAGTTTTACAAAAATGTTACAAATTAATAGAATTTTTACATTCTTTGTAATATTTTAAGAAATTGCTATTATTAGCGCTTTCATTATCTTTATATCATAACTACTTTTAAAACAAAAAAGTTATGCTTAAAATCGTGATCAGACAATAAATCTAATTGGCTAAGTAAGTCAAGGCAACCTGTAATTGTGTTAAATCACTAATGGTTTGCGCAATATCTTCTTGATCGACAATTTGATAAATTTCTGAATTATCTTCATCAAATTCAAAACCTGCTCCAATTACAATATCAGCAGCCTCTTCAAGTAAATCAAAATTCTCCTGACTTGGATCTAACTTGAATAAAGTTCCTCCATCATCAGTAATTCGGTACGTGCCATCCATTTCTTTCTCAATCCAACAATAAACTAAATCTCCATATGCTCCAATCAATGGGGTAGCAACTTCAATATCATCGCCTGCTTGAATAAAATGAATATTTTGTTTAAGCCAATTCATCGAATTTTGTTCAATTGATTTTAATTCGGAATCTTTCATGTTTATCCCTCCTGTGCTTTCATTAAATTATAACTTAGAAAGACAAAAAAAAAGAAGCTAAACCATAGCTTCTATAATTCTTATCTAGTAAGTTGAGCGAATTCAACTACCCGATTTAATAATTGAGCAAAATTATTTACTTCGCTTCGCAAATCATGACCATTAATATAATCACGAGTCAGCTCACCGCGATCATCAAGTAAAACGCCAAATTCGCTAGCTAAGCGTGCAACATCGGTTGCAATACTTGAAAAACTGCCGATATTATCATCAATCGCTCTAGCAGTAAAGAAGCGATCATTTAGGGCATAAGTACCATTAGGGTAAACGATTAGATTGAAATGAATTGTATCATTTAGTCCATCAACTATATTAGTAGAAACACGATATTCATTCTCATCTACTGGTTCGATAGAAAATGCAGAACTAATACCATTATCATCTCTAAAAGATTTCATTAAAACGTCTTCAAGATCATACATAAGCTTGACCTCCAACATCTTTATTTAACAAATTAATTAACTACACTT of the Lactobacillus isalae genome contains:
- a CDS encoding acyltransferase family protein, producing MKRKNRFITGYAGLRALAVIGVILYHLNPNQFMGGYLGVPIFLVLSGYLVTDHMFHAYEERGEYDFKSFYVRRIKKLYPQMIALLWGCSAYILLFQQNLLAKLNQIVVTNLLNVYNFWQIKNGQSYFERFASNESPFVHLWTMSIEGQFYIVWPLVIFLLVRFAKKKKTIFWTITALTLFSALEMAFLFKPGVDTSRIYYGTDTRFFSLGLGAMLAVFWPTWKLNANLEKSDRRFLNIIGGAALVGILLMATSPIFNPQKAFAYRGGMFLFSLVTMIFVGVIAHPGSSWNKWLTNPVFNWIGSRSYGIYLYQFPVMIFFEDKVKDIADHVVLYHSIEIILILVIAELSYRFIEKPFGRINWEKVRQFLTKALNLEAKHYQAKALFATGVIVFILGSFGIIKAPTVKAENPNHSELATQIKSNRSKQLKSNKKLIKEAQSKKKSSPTSKAELLKQAKKAAATKPVNKDFEKYGISQVDLQLAQKIQVTAIGDSVMAGSSQNLQKLMPHLIVDAAVSRQLSDTIPLFEQYKEKGALNDNVLIGLGTNGPFSPKDLDHLMQIIGPKRHVFWINTHVPTRDWQDQVNGELDAATKKYPNLTIIKWHEFAGSHQDWFYDDHTHPTPTGSKFYSAYVTKTLVTEGKY
- the obgE gene encoding GTPase ObgE, translated to MFVDQTKIDVQAGKGGDGAVAFRHEKYVPLGGPAGGDGGRGGSIILVADSGLRTLMDFRFRRKFKADNGENGRIKSQYGRGAKDVRLKVPMGTSVYDFNTGELLGDLVENGQELVVAHGGKGGRGNIHFATPTRTAPEIAENGEPGEFRTLRLELKVLADVGLVGFPSVGKSTLLSVVTKAKPKIAAYEFTTLTPNLGMVVLPDGRDFSMADLPGLIEGASKGVGLGIQFLRHVERTKVILHLVSMDPNNGRDAYEDYETIRKELAGYTKDLTTKKELIVATQMDIPGSEEKLAEFKKKLGDKTVYPISSVTHKGVSELMGKTADLVAEVAKEEAEKPAEIKVAEKEYVYKKPEDEGFKVERTGEHSFIVTGNKLERLVQRTNLDHTDGIMLLARKLKRLGVDEALRENGAVTGDDVSIADFTFEFVD
- the uvrC gene encoding excinuclease ABC subunit UvrC; its protein translation is MATEYIENKLKLLPDKPGCYLMKDVNGNVIYVGKSKNLKNRVRSYFKSKQVGRRAELVREIRDFDIITVSSDKESFLLEITLIKKYQPYYNVQLKQGTGYPYIEITNERDPQTRLTSIVHKDHGYYFGPYPNVYAAQATLKFIQKVWPLRRCSGHQGRPCLYYHMGQCLGACFKEVPKSAYDAQIRKIKRFLNGDISQVKQDLTEKMAQASMDLEFERAAEIRDQLKYIEQTVEKQKIISNDHTQRDIFNFYVDKSWISIQIFFLRQAKLLRRETRLFPLTDTNEPQDAFVSFIAQFYGQRNRVLPKEVLVPAGIDNEALSEVLGVPVRTPQRGQKRALLEMAHDNAKLKLDEKFRLLELGNRKTKGAQKEIFDALGLPYGHRIESFDHSHIQGADPVSALVVFTDGEPDKHEYRKYKLKGEVEHQNAADEVGNTREVVRRRYSRLLKEHKKMPDLILMDGGQIQVDACLDVLRNELNVNIPVAGMVKDDHHRTNHLIFGDPTQGEELKLIPLNPKSEGFYLMTRIQDEVHRFAITFHRRTHAKNALSSKLDEIKGIGPKSRNKLLRKFGSLKKIKEASVDELREAGLTLPQAQTVKLSL
- a CDS encoding nucleoside hydrolase, whose amino-acid sequence is MKNIYFNHDGNIDDLVSLLLLLQAPDIKLIGISAIDGDGYIDPAVEACRKMVDKFNLRGDKLEVARSNSRAIHQFPKEWRMATYSFNYFPILNESGEIKTPEAALPAHLDMIDKIKKADGPVTLVMTGPITDLARALDEDASIQSKIDKVYWMGGSLDGHGNVVSVDADGTQEWNAFWDPEAVGRVLDSDLNIQMVGLESTEELPLTDELRQHWASLRKYPAIDLVGLGYSLIISVPNAELYLWDVLTTMSALYPELVETRQVKANVITSGLASGRMFIDPNGKEITEVTKADKDSFFKKIDKILERQ
- a CDS encoding DedA family protein translates to MTIWLTQFIESFGYIAIILLIAVENIFPPIPSEVILTLGGFLVSGTKLTLIGVILASTLGSIIGAIILFSISRNLTLPRLEKLLETKLFKLLGFKKDDAQKAIDWFDKHGIGAIFYGRCIPVVRSLISIPAGIAHVGWTKFLVLTTLGSLVWNSVLVGLGHYMGKNWQVVVRIFDDYTLVIIAILLILFIYFGIKWYKTRIKK
- a CDS encoding site-specific integrase; its protein translation is MIFPYEKNFNQWCKSQNLAPRTITSINQSLYYFWNYFLQNSNSEPKITNVSAQDIRSFIDHLEQDQNKTISTINKYVTHLKKYFSFLYDHQLVKNYLFIDLHGYTFDRTPHICIDWIDQLDEIITWPEISLTCKKVLILIAHGFDPKNFLSLTTSDLEQVKNANYQKILQANTLDKPLVFQTKSGKEIAALTSLTRKIAPDKEILNFDLTPGKLRLSYIYYKVNDPSLSDLKLMEILNCNRKSLTYYRNQLDKLKLAPFTPKRTA
- a CDS encoding SDR family oxidoreductase; this encodes MNKARKIKMKKIAILGAAGQIAQLVEPMLLKKDDIDMILYLRHPNKLNQVNEAREKVIKGDASNFEELKAALAGVDLVYANLAGSNIEDQAKTVVKAMDANNIKRLIWVSSLGIYDEVPGKFGEWNKNILGSYLTTYRAAADQITASDLDYTIIRPAWLTNKDEVSYEKTVGAETPFKGTEVSRLSVADYIANLIENPEKDVKANVGLDKPGTDGDKPAWY
- a CDS encoding APC family permease, with product MTNKSSVPKKLSFISIYFLGINAVIGSGTFLLPSVIYRYMNLTAILVLLCTAVTVSMIALCYADLSSRFTQSGAAWLYSYNAFGRFSGYELGIFTWFLGCTTLSAEVVALLTVLKSFLPIFKNNAVYISSIIFLILLFSIINFFGRSWVKIVNNISAAAKIITLIVFIIVGAFFIKKANFTPVIPHAALTGVTPFFKHFGDAFTPIFYLFTGFSFIPIAAKQMNNPEKNIPRVLIAVMTSVTILDCLMLLVAIGLSGQKLGTYSNPLASALKTGVGQWGFAFMIIGMLISIFGVAFSASFNTPSLIASLANEHGMLPKWIGKKNKHDAPWVGIIFTAILSAALATQSYLFLVSCTVLASFVQYVPSILAVIKFKHSNEYPTHGFSLPGKYTIPIIALIISCYMVTNFTPKTLLLGAVVAVIAAACYFFIDKDEKLEKEHEDFLAKLRHTK
- a CDS encoding Rib/alpha-like domain-containing protein; translation: MMRQIKKRNIITGLGAAAMLASLSLNGTAFAATTDSANAASDQAKTYQTQLEQHKNLQAYTNPLTVKTLTTSKGVLPDATSGISNWSTVPAGTVANWDQAPEINKAGTSYGTVYVTFPDGSRSRLAVYVTVKDTAAQDSKTSKSDETNNSSASVSSSDASKQSSSSNENVEKSTAKVNANKTSDDSANKDVVVKDLGSTTVTEKNVSVENTSKDKDKNSKKTSNPVSVATQLPETEGKAVNPLVVVGGLVVAAIGAVAIWGRKLKNKL